The nucleotide window CGCGCTTGAAGCCATGGCGTGCGAAGTCCCAACCGTCGCCACCAACGTCGGCGGCGTGCCCGAGGTCATCGAACACGGCGTCACTGGATTCCTGGCCGCGGTGGGAGACGTGGACACCATGGCGGGCTACGCCATCGACATCCTGTCCGACGAAACCAGGTTGCGTGCGATGGGAAGGGCCGCGCGCGCCGGCGCGCAATCGCGCTTCTGCGCCTCGAAGATCATTCCGCAATACGAGGACTTCTACCGCTCCGTGCTCGAGCGCGCTTCATAGATCACCGTGGCTGCGTTCGCCACCGGTCCCGAGTCGAGCTGCTCCAGCACCGGGAAATCCAGCGTGACCCTCGTTCCCCCTTGCCCGTCACGCTCGCCGATGGTCAGCCCGGCATTCTCTCCGTAGAGCACCTTCAACCGCTCCGCCACGTTCGCCATCCCGATACCCGATTTTGAGGTCGCCGCCGTTCCCGTCGGCGAAACGCCCACGCCATCGTCTTCCACTTCGATCATCACGCGCTCGCCGCGCAGGCTGCTGCGCAGCGTGATGCTGCCACCCTCCACCCTCGGCGCCAGCCCATGCTTGATCGCATTCTCGACGATGGGTTGCAGGATCATGGCCGGCACCACCACGTCGAGCGATGCCGGGTCGAGCTCCTTCGTCACGCGCAGCTTGTCGCGCCCGAAGCGCACCACTTCGATGTCGAGATAGTCGTCGATGAACTCGATCTCCTCGCGCAACTGCACGAACGCCTCGTTGCGGCTCAGGATGCGCCGGAGTATGTTGGCCAGCTTCACGATCATGTCGCGCGCTGTCTCCGGGTCCACCCGCGTCAGCGACGAGATCGAGTTCAGCGTGTTGAACAGGAAGTGCGGATTGATCTGGCTCTGCAATGCTTCCATGCGCGCCATCAGCAGCAGCCGCTCCTGCTCTTCCAGCTTCATCTCGATGCGCGTGAGGTTCCAGATC belongs to Acidobacteriota bacterium and includes:
- a CDS encoding histidine kinase gives rise to the protein MDQKLILITLLVKLGVAAAVASAVGRSKEFKRLLFREDRTFAQTVGFISFMAVPIGLGIIVRQNVRNFLAADISFESVIIVGVMGGPLAGALYGVLVGAPALLNQEYLAMPFFAAVGFLCGMLRNFATDHEEIWSFSPFLDVSVYRWIKRNIRKPRLDWQTSFFLVIIALAFAQQQLGRSFPGMLFYLDIPRTQWLVLLADYATTIAVVAIPLKIWNLTRIEMKLEEQERLLLMARMEALQSQINPHFLFNTLNSISSLTRVDPETARDMIVKLANILRRILSRNEAFVQLREEIEFIDDYLDIEVVRFGRDKLRVTKELDPASLDVVVPAMILQPIVENAIKHGLAPRVEGGSITLRSSLRGERVMIEVEDDGVGVSPTGTAATSKSGIGMANVAERLKVLYGENAGLTIGERDGQGGTRVTLDFPVLEQLDSGPVANAATVIYEARSSTER